The genomic DNA tccattgagttcagcaggtttgcaaaaggtcgaacaagtccaaagatttttcactaggaacatcacaggattgagagagctctcatattgggaaaggctaaaaaagttgggactgtacagtgttcagagaaggtacgaaaggtatctgaatatttcaaaagcattcatgagccttgtcccaacccaggatttagggtcaactcacttagtgaccgtagaagcttaatggTGTGTTGAGATTACCTTCAAGCCccgagaattcaggctagttcgaacaatgaatcCACTCTCTTcgtctcgggctccttcattgtttaatttgcttccctcttactatattcgtagggaatacgtaggccttgtcgatccggtagcatctttcaagtcagacttggacatagttttagatagcattcctgatcaaccctacattcaaggactagctcggtctgccaactcaaattcgttggtcgaccaaatatcatataaatattgaaaggtaataaatagacgaattataacttttattttaatagtactggagattacattccctgtagcggttagaaaagcccgtgaaaaaccaaacaaacaaaaaaaaagatacaagTTATTTACATTGTTTTACATTTTATAGTGATATTATGAATAAAAATGCTAGCCAGAAATCGTGAAATCATGCATCAAATATAAATGAACTCAATAATGGTATCAAAATGTCTgaaattgcaaagaaattaaatctttgtAATGTTACCATTTACcgtgaaatcaaagaaatagaATTAGAACTAACTaacaaagataatgaaaaagatgctaaaaatattattattattaagataaaaagtaggaaaaatgaaacaaaagacaCATAATGAATTAATTGAATTTGCTGAAATTGTTTATCAAGAAATGTTGGATAAAACTCAAGAAGCTAAAAATATCAGATTATATCTGACGGATTAGAGAATAAactaaaatattttgttaGGAATAACAATAAATCGTCAGAAAATCTAGAAAAATGTTCACTGactaaaaaaaagatgttgaaACAAGGAAAGTTGGTGGTAAAAATGAGGGTTTAAAAGAGTTGGATGGCATTTTACAGAaactattattattaaagtaaaatggaatataTTGGACTTTTTTAGTCCCtcctaatacgagagctctctcattgcTGTGATGTTCCTCGTGAAACGTCTTTGGACTTACtcgatcttttgcaaacctgttgaactcattggagcccaaatggtgaagcatattcaagatgtggctgaacaatcgacttgtacagagttagcatcgtgatgctatctctggacttaaacgtgtgatatatccaaccacatgtttgaaaagctttaccaactttcaactggatatgctcatcggcctttccattgtcttggaggactacacctaaacccctcatggatgagacttgctgaatcccttaccttcatcatcttaatagtggagtgtctaatggcgtcgactcaaaggtcattgagcggaatttcattccattcagtgccatattatGCAATATTCCAATATGAAAGATTGTGGTGTAGCCGATCTGTCTAAGTGGCAGcatgaaaaaggcaaaatccTCTCCCAGTGATAGTGGGTTCAAATTCTGATGCAGGAAGGTATTAGGACAAAAtatccttttcatctacataTTGCTTAACATGataggcaaaaatagccccaATGATAGCCGTTAGAACGCGTCCTtgttccatgttttttttaacaatacCTTAACAAATTGAATAAAACTATCTGATCTCCCTTGAtacaaaacttttgaatgtTATTTCTTTGCTTCATCTTTTGGAATAATGTGTTACTGAGATAAAAGTCGGAATGAAAAGGGGACACAACATATTGCTGCACTGTCAATCACAAACTTGAGTTAAGCTACAAGGAATTCCCAAACGCGATTAACTCAACTTTTTGAATGCATGAGActcagggatgagaaattattaaaagccattttctaccacctggcagaaatttgTGGCataaagtggcagaaattggtccaaaataagtggcaaatggtagaaaatgacaaaaaatggcaaaaaatggcagaaaaatgaattctttctattattctaaatcatctttttctgttATTTACCATCACTTCCGCTGATTTTTAacctacctgtatgtagtttagacacgttgggatggttATTCTGCATcaaatgtgagatacaaccactaaacgtcattggtgtgtgatcgagtttgaattttgccactgCAATCGATTGGGTCAGGGATGCCACTTGAcataaactttttaaagtcaaaatgacgacaattccATTTAAAAAAggttatatcgtattcaataaccattttgataagTGTGAAAAAAGGGtaagtgttgtggctaggccttggatactgcaagtggtctatggatactgttatcaattcaatcaaccatcaaacagtataaatatcaatatttgaggaatattttgcatttcagccaatgctatatcaatatgctttgtagcgaagatcacttgaaaaacttatccaaccatatgatccttcttgtctttacattcttttagaatcaagatcggccattctaaacaccggcggccatttttgaccacgttccagcaatttctgccattttatgccactttctgccactttctaccctttctgccactttctgccattttcagccacttgtggcagaaagtggcagaaattcgatcaaactcgatttttcccCTCACTGATGAGACTAGGCCTATATAATTAACAAATATTTCCCAAATATGAGCTTGAGGGGTAATATTTTACtcgttttcatcaaatttaaTATTTTACAGTCAAAGCAAAAAACTAATTTGCAACCATTTTAATGCCGTTGAAGTCGATATCATTCGCATATCACCTCCGGATGTTTTCAAGCTCTTGATTTCGGATCATCGAGGTACCAAAGGGACCTGTGACCTTGAAGGGGTAGAAATTCTTTTTGATACGCCTCGGGGGAGGAGACACTTGGTCTCACTTGAGCTTGTAGTACTTTGgctccaaaaatgtttgatgaaGGTCATGACACAACTGAAGACGAACACTGACAGACATCATGGGCATTGGACGAGGAGGACCAAGTTGACCTTCAGATGCCAGTTTTTCAATCCGCTCGTATCTCGGAGtcaaggcttggacgttactcagaatgagcatccgtTCACCACTTTGGctagtgtattttcataccggttaacgtccgaccctttgtttctttttttttttttttaaaaaaaaggcctCATGTTAATTTCTACCGAACAATAATATCTAAGACATCAATGCATATATTGGTCCAGATTATTGTACAATTAAACATGTCCTCCATGTCGATCTAGGCCTTTCCTCGAGGCCTGCCCACCAAGGCAAAGTGCCTAGATGGTTGGAAAttaagaatttgaaaaaaatccggAGGGGTAAGCGAATGATGTCGACTTCAACGGCATTAAGAAGGTTGCAGACGCTTGTTTAGTTATATCTGTCCCTGTTTCGCCCTCATAGTTCAATATGTTTTAGTGTGCTGACCTATCTTATTAATAATAAAATGCACTCTGTCCTCCAAAAACACTCTAACATACAAAAACAATGCGAAGTTGCAAAATATGGCTAAAATATACTTAACATAAGCAACTAAATAAACAATtgcattgaatatttgaaatttgtaattgcaattttcacccATATTTACTCCTAAAAATAAATGCTGTTCAGGCTTAAAAGACAAAAGACGAAACACGTGCATTTTTGAAGATTTAAAATGTTATCTTCACATTGTACAATAGAGCGCACATCTCCGGGGGAGTGAGTACTTAAAACAAGCATGCAATAAAAGTACAAATTTTCTTCTCAGatcaattaaacaatgaacgTTCACTATGGCTACCTCCGGAACGTACTACTTGCTATTTTTTACTTTATAAAAAGATTACTGACCTTTAAGAAGACCGACTTTTGTAAAGTGTCAACCTGGAGTCTCCTTCCAGAAAAGAATGGCCATTTTTGTgtgacataaaaaaaaatcactacACAAAAAATAAAGCAGCACACAAACCGAAATATGACGGATTTAGGTGAAGTCCTCCAaggtaatggaaagttcgatgagagttggtaaagcttttcaaacatggggttggatatatcgcacgtgtaagtccagagatagtaacATGATGATGCTGCCTCTGTAacagtcgattgtccagcctcatcttgaatCTGCCACCCCATTTGGgcccaattagttcagcaggtttgcaaaaggtcgagcaagtccaaagatgtttcactaggaacatcacagattgagagagctctcatattgggagaggctaaaaaagttgggactgtacagtgttcagagaaggtacgaaaggtatctgatattgtacgttttcaaaagcattcatgagctttgtcccaacctaggatttagggtcaattctagtgatcgcagaggcttaacgtgcattttgagacatcttcaagccctcaggaatccaggctagttaaacaatgaagtccaactctttcTTCTgggctcctccattgttcaatttgctgccctcaaatattcgtagggtttatgtaggcgttgatccagtagcaggatttaagtcagatttggacaaggttttgactaaaattcccgatcaactttatattcaaggcttagccagatcagccaactctaattcgttagtcgatcaaataatacaaTATAAATAaaacttaagtaaaatgagaaaaattccgcgtcttgaattgctgggactccaatcccagtagcggtaaaggaagtccgcaaaaaaagagtGGCGCATCAAACTAAAAAGAGGGCGTACTAAACTATAAACGGGCACACCATATTTAATAAGTCAACCGAGGATAACCTGTATATCCTGTTAAAAACGCAAATCCCTTTCAAGGTTTCccaaatcatttttatttcgCATTAAACACAAATAGCACTAGTATAAAGATCTTGAACCCAAGCATTTCCATCCCAATACTCCCAAACTCCGGTGGAGTCTGAAATACATTCCTCCGTTCCCGTATTGAGTGCGTAGCCTTGGTTGATCCCAGTTTGATCATTAACAAACCAATTCTGGAAGACAGGCGGTCAATTTTTCTAAACGTTCGTTGGGTCAAAGATAAGTAATATACTCACGTTTATGCCACTTCGATAGAAGATAAATCGAGGCAAAGAAGAGTCTAGTTGGTAGATGGGACGGCCTTCGGCATCATCCGAAACAAGATTGTAATTCCCCAAGATATGGGCTTGATTGGAGGAGGCCAAATCGCCGGAGGATTGCAAGACAATGCTTGGACAGCAAGATGAGCTCAAGGCACTTGTAATAGCTAACATGAAAACGCCAAGGCTGAACATGTTCCGAACCATGATGCAAAGACTCCAAAGGCGACAGACGATGGAGACTGATTTACAAAGAGCCCTCGATTGAGCCTTTATTTATGTGGTCTTTAATTGGGGGACATTTAGAGCACAGGTCAACTGGATTGGCATAAGATAAGATTGTTGCCTTGTGAAAGCTTTACTCAGCTTATCTGTGGACATTTATTGTCCAATTATAtgacatttcaagaaaaaacgTTCAACGTGCTATTTGTACTTATTAGTGATTCGGTGACTTCACTCCACGTGTTCACAATGAAATGGATCACGAAAAGGCCACAAAAATATATGAGAAAGCTGAGCGACTTTTGTTCTCGTAGCGCAAAAAAACACTCAAGAGACTTTACGAAGCAAATACGAGTGTTTTGTATTTGTTTGGGTATTccgaaatcattttcaaaatattatcGCACTTTGTGTCCTTCTTAAAGCCGTTGTCTTGTTGCGACATTGTCCCAATTCATTCTGAAATAAATTCAATATGATAGTGATATACCTCGTacccaaaaagtcatttttcaaccGGTTCCAATGTGCCACAAGCCAGGGAACAAGATTAGATCCTGAAAACCAGATGCAGTACAACGAGTTACTTTGTCCTTCGAGAATGTACGCGTATCTTATCCAATGTCAATACAATTGCATTCGCAATCTGTCACCTTCACAAGTTAAATACTTCAATTTCTATACAATCACATCAGTCAGTATTCGGCTGATCAAGATGAGGCCGATATTTTTAAGTAGCGTGGTTTTAGCCCTCTTTGGAGGTTTCGAGGCCAAATCTGCCATCGCCAACTCCAAAGCCAAACCAATTGCAGGGGAGAAGGCTTGCATTGAGGCCAACACCGACATCAGTGGCAACAACGTCAACGATGGTCTCTCTACCAAATTCTACTCCATGAACGAATGCATTGATTACTGCAAGAGAACAACCGGTGCCAACTACTTTGTCTGGTCGGATCAAACCTTCTTCGATCCCAACTACCAATACACGTGTTGGTGTAAGGCCAACAAGGTGGATACCTCAGTCAGTTATGGGACCTTTTCTGGACCTTTGGGATGTGCTC from Tigriopus californicus strain San Diego chromosome 1, Tcal_SD_v2.1, whole genome shotgun sequence includes the following:
- the LOC131881365 gene encoding uncharacterized protein LOC131881365, which translates into the protein MVRNMFSLGVFMLAITSALSSSCCPSIVLQSSGDLASSNQAHILGNYNLVSDDAEGRPIYQLDSSLPRFIFYRSGINNWFVNDQTGINQGYALNTGTEECISDSTGVWEYWDGNAWVQDLYTSAICV